From a single Lewinella sp. LCG006 genomic region:
- the gldA gene encoding gliding motility-associated ABC transporter ATP-binding subunit GldA — MSVQVEQLTKIYGTQRAVDHIAFEAKPGEILGFLGPNGAGKTTTMKMITGYLPPSEGKLSVCGIDVVEDTLTAQREIGYLPENNPLYKDMYVREYLTFVARIHKLSKPNKRINELIDMTGLGREQHKPIGALSKGYRQRVGLAQAMIHDPQVLILDEPTSGLDPNQLAEIRSLIKQLGEQKTVIFSTHIMQEVQALCDRVIIINRGKLVANDPIERLQSRLQGETIVTVAFAKAVQKADLAAISGVRTVESFGKNRWRLASVGKQDIREAIFQLAVQQNAPLLELRRDELSIEDVFRQLTEQKVKA; from the coding sequence ATGTCAGTTCAAGTTGAGCAGTTAACGAAAATTTACGGTACCCAACGCGCGGTAGACCATATTGCCTTTGAAGCAAAACCTGGAGAAATCCTGGGCTTTCTAGGGCCAAACGGTGCAGGAAAGACGACCACCATGAAAATGATTACCGGTTACTTGCCGCCCAGTGAAGGGAAATTGAGTGTCTGTGGTATTGATGTTGTGGAAGACACCCTGACTGCTCAACGGGAGATTGGCTACCTTCCGGAAAACAATCCGCTTTACAAGGACATGTACGTGAGAGAATACCTGACTTTTGTGGCACGCATCCACAAGTTGAGTAAACCTAACAAGCGTATCAACGAGCTCATTGACATGACCGGGTTGGGTCGCGAACAGCACAAGCCCATTGGAGCCTTGTCAAAAGGATACCGCCAGCGGGTGGGCTTGGCACAAGCGATGATTCACGACCCACAAGTGCTCATTCTTGACGAACCTACCTCTGGGCTAGACCCTAATCAGTTGGCGGAAATCCGTAGCTTAATCAAGCAACTGGGAGAGCAGAAAACGGTGATCTTTTCTACCCACATCATGCAAGAAGTGCAAGCCCTTTGTGACCGGGTCATCATCATCAATCGGGGTAAGCTCGTGGCCAATGATCCAATTGAAAGATTGCAATCGCGGCTTCAGGGAGAAACCATCGTGACGGTTGCTTTTGCAAAAGCGGTACAGAAGGCAGACCTGGCAGCCATCTCCGGTGTGAGGACGGTTGAATCTTTTGGTAAAAACCGCTGGCGACTAGCTTCCGTAGGTAAACAAGATATCCGTGAGGCTATTTTCCAATTAGCGGTACAGCAAAATGCGCCTTTGCTAGAGTTGCGGCGCGATGAACTCAGCATAGAAGATGTTTTCCGCCAACTGACCGAACAAAAAGTGAAGGCATGA
- a CDS encoding T9SS type A sorting domain-containing protein translates to MQLKNYVIALFCLSLTAFGLQAQDFFTETFASTGGAVPAGWMNVAVSGDGTATEAWLFGTDGPSGPFATAPLASTTAADGWATFDSDLNCSYTNQDAWLISPAIDASDKDAVWLLFETFYRSFNDRPQIRVGTDLNDLSSWATFEVFPGITANSFGGALDGDPTQNPQTIQLDLSSAAAGVNGVHIAFQFLSDGSTANGGNLTGCGYSWQVDDMILTETDPRPANEMRVNAFAAVMPNALTPASQVEPIGFIADIANAGSATQATVTLNMTITNNAGTEVYNDNVIYTNIVSDSTAENVFFPTEFTPPAVEDIYTATYSLSYDGDDMDAIPGNNSRQFVFAVTDTLFAKEIGATRGVAPADDDSYTYGNVYHINSGTTLDGEPLHARTISFGVTNADELAGRFVTVLLLEWPEDTDESFTAQQDEYTIAGFNSYAFTGDEGDGLITVLANEDGPVALTEGYNYIAAILYSTEDDQAMFLQGSEDYDYQAMTFYTDSLDRIRYSAALDVSNEGELSMTGFGQDIVPVVRLSVGNDMVVNTSEVELPTGAVTVFPNPANTYVNLDFDLEEQTSGQLVVFNTKGQVVINRKLDNVMSERIQLETAGLPSGTYLIRVDTELGVSNRMITVQH, encoded by the coding sequence ATGCAATTGAAGAATTACGTAATCGCCCTGTTCTGTTTGTCGCTGACCGCATTTGGTCTGCAAGCACAAGACTTTTTTACGGAAACTTTTGCCAGCACTGGCGGAGCTGTTCCAGCTGGCTGGATGAATGTAGCAGTATCTGGAGATGGCACTGCCACCGAAGCGTGGTTGTTTGGTACGGATGGTCCTTCTGGTCCTTTCGCAACGGCCCCTCTGGCAAGTACCACTGCTGCTGATGGCTGGGCTACTTTTGATTCTGATTTGAACTGTAGTTATACGAACCAAGATGCTTGGTTGATTTCTCCGGCCATTGATGCTTCTGATAAAGATGCGGTTTGGTTGTTGTTCGAAACTTTTTACCGTAGTTTCAACGACCGTCCACAAATCCGTGTAGGTACGGATCTGAATGACCTTTCTAGCTGGGCTACCTTCGAGGTGTTTCCCGGGATTACGGCCAACTCTTTTGGCGGTGCTCTAGATGGTGATCCAACGCAGAACCCACAAACTATTCAGTTGGATTTGTCTTCCGCTGCTGCTGGTGTAAATGGTGTTCATATTGCTTTCCAATTCCTTTCTGACGGATCTACGGCCAACGGTGGCAATCTAACGGGTTGTGGCTACAGCTGGCAGGTAGACGATATGATCCTTACGGAGACGGACCCACGTCCAGCTAACGAAATGCGCGTAAATGCTTTTGCTGCAGTAATGCCAAATGCGCTTACTCCAGCAAGTCAGGTAGAGCCTATCGGTTTTATCGCTGATATTGCTAATGCTGGTTCTGCGACGCAGGCTACGGTGACCTTAAACATGACCATCACCAACAACGCTGGTACGGAAGTGTACAATGACAATGTAATTTATACGAATATCGTTTCTGATTCAACGGCAGAGAATGTATTCTTCCCTACTGAATTTACACCTCCAGCGGTAGAAGACATCTACACTGCTACCTATTCCCTTTCTTATGATGGGGATGATATGGATGCTATCCCTGGCAACAACAGCAGACAGTTTGTCTTTGCAGTAACCGATACGCTTTTCGCTAAAGAAATTGGTGCTACCCGTGGTGTTGCTCCTGCTGATGACGATAGCTATACTTATGGCAACGTTTACCACATCAACAGTGGTACTACCTTAGATGGTGAGCCATTACACGCTCGTACCATCTCTTTTGGTGTAACCAATGCAGATGAACTGGCAGGTCGTTTTGTAACGGTTCTTTTGTTGGAATGGCCAGAAGATACCGATGAAAGCTTCACTGCTCAGCAAGACGAGTACACCATTGCTGGTTTCAATTCTTATGCATTTACAGGCGATGAAGGTGATGGCTTGATTACGGTTCTAGCCAACGAAGATGGCCCTGTAGCTTTGACCGAAGGATACAATTATATTGCCGCTATCCTTTACTCTACGGAAGATGATCAGGCAATGTTTTTGCAAGGTTCTGAGGATTATGATTACCAAGCAATGACTTTCTACACGGATTCTTTGGATCGTATTCGCTACTCTGCTGCGCTTGACGTAAGCAATGAAGGTGAATTAAGTATGACTGGCTTTGGTCAGGATATTGTACCTGTAGTACGTTTGAGCGTAGGTAACGATATGGTTGTAAATACCAGCGAAGTTGAATTACCTACGGGTGCCGTTACGGTATTCCCTAACCCTGCTAATACTTACGTTAATCTGGATTTCGATCTGGAAGAGCAAACAAGTGGTCAGTTGGTGGTATTCAATACCAAAGGACAAGTTGTTATCAACCGTAAATTAGATAATGTCATGAGCGAGCGCATTCAGTTGGAAACTGCTGGTCTACCTAGCGGAACTTACCTGATTCGCGTTGACACGGAGCTAGGTGTAAGCAATCGTATGATTACGGTTCAGCACTAA
- a CDS encoding dipeptidase gives MNSSLPITDLHCDLLLYLANAPGANILATEDIGVTLPYLQKGKVSHQVLAIFATTGPESVQLGELQLQAYQDLLQHPAFFALTESKQLDQPQEDKIGVTLAIENASILATEQEPLDTAFRRLDNILAIGKRLFYITITHHAENRFGGGNYSTVGLKPDGEVLLDYMAEKDIPVDLSHTSDAMAYDIINYIDKKRYDLAVIASHSNFRILRDHPRNLPSELVVEIIKRNGLIGANFLRLFLDGEQPGSLLEHIRYGLANAPKCMAFGADFFYRPGIPDPERQPLFFPEYEDAGQYPKILQQLETLGVTEQELKALAHGNAQRFIRTFWG, from the coding sequence ATGAATTCTTCTCTCCCCATCACCGACCTCCACTGCGACCTCCTCCTCTACCTCGCCAATGCACCAGGAGCCAACATCCTGGCAACGGAGGACATTGGCGTGACGCTACCCTATTTGCAAAAAGGGAAGGTAAGCCACCAGGTGCTGGCCATTTTTGCCACCACTGGCCCCGAAAGTGTGCAGCTGGGTGAGTTGCAATTGCAGGCTTACCAGGATTTGCTCCAACATCCTGCATTTTTTGCCCTCACGGAAAGTAAGCAACTGGATCAGCCACAAGAAGATAAAATTGGCGTCACGCTGGCTATCGAGAATGCGAGTATTCTAGCGACAGAGCAGGAACCGCTAGACACTGCCTTCCGCCGGTTGGATAACATCCTTGCGATAGGCAAGCGGCTCTTTTACATTACCATTACCCACCACGCCGAAAATCGCTTCGGTGGCGGCAACTACAGTACCGTCGGGTTAAAACCTGATGGGGAGGTGCTGCTTGACTATATGGCCGAAAAGGATATTCCGGTAGATCTCTCGCATACCAGCGACGCCATGGCCTACGATATCATCAATTACATTGATAAAAAACGCTACGATTTGGCGGTCATCGCCAGTCATTCCAACTTTCGTATCCTGCGGGATCACCCGCGGAATTTGCCCTCAGAGTTGGTGGTAGAAATTATCAAGAGGAACGGCCTGATCGGTGCCAATTTTCTAAGGCTCTTCCTGGATGGTGAGCAGCCTGGTTCCTTATTGGAACACATCCGCTATGGGCTGGCCAATGCACCAAAATGCATGGCTTTCGGTGCCGATTTTTTCTACCGGCCTGGAATTCCTGATCCGGAGCGGCAGCCCCTTTTCTTTCCTGAATATGAGGACGCCGGACAGTATCCTAAAATTTTGCAGCAACTGGAAACACTGGGTGTAACCGAGCAAGAATTGAAGGCACTCGCCCACGGGAATGCACAGCGATTTATCCGGACGTTTTGGGGCTAG
- the gldG gene encoding gliding motility-associated ABC transporter substrate-binding protein GldG, giving the protein MNRKTQTIVQFFLGLGLLLLVNIVANSRMGGRPLYGALDLTEEKRFTLTPGSEALLEAQEDIIFVRVLLEGDFPAGFKRLQSATREMLEDFHAVSPYIEYEFYNPNEGSVDEINARREKYKEAGIVPINLRVKGVEGTSNKSIFPYAIFYKGERSVVVNILENEIPGVPSDVILNNAVALLEYKFANAIQKLNRSYREIIAFTTGQGELPPIRTADLEKELRTYYDVGRLAMDSVAVIPQDISALIIAKPTLPFSDKNKFKIDQYVMNGGKVMWLLDRVAVDLDSLQGRPEFYPKPYELNIDDLLFRYGLRFNDDLVQDLRSTRIPLATGVVGNAPQFDLFRYPYHVLALPQSNHPIVRSLEAINLFYPSSIDLSPRTKTPLEKTILLMSSDAARYQKLPVGLDFDFLRYDLDPSKFQQDSLVMGVLLEGTFPSMYENRLTPENLAVLEDIGVEYKSQSVPNAMIVVADGDVVANPVRPDGSVVPLGYNVYEKYQFSNKDFLFNALEYLLDEGGIIQARGKEVRLRMLNNERAEAEATFWRIINIAIPVALLLLFGLIYFLLRKRKYGAVGIEK; this is encoded by the coding sequence GTGAATCGTAAGACACAAACCATCGTTCAGTTTTTTCTCGGCCTAGGCCTTCTATTGCTCGTCAATATCGTAGCCAACAGCCGGATGGGTGGGCGGCCACTTTACGGAGCCTTAGACCTGACCGAAGAAAAGCGCTTCACCCTCACACCAGGTAGTGAAGCACTGCTGGAGGCTCAAGAAGATATCATCTTTGTACGCGTTTTGCTGGAAGGAGATTTCCCAGCTGGTTTCAAGCGCTTGCAGTCGGCTACGCGTGAGATGCTGGAAGACTTCCACGCGGTATCTCCTTATATCGAGTATGAATTTTACAACCCCAACGAAGGTAGTGTTGACGAGATTAACGCACGCCGCGAAAAATACAAGGAAGCAGGAATTGTGCCCATTAATCTTAGGGTAAAAGGGGTGGAAGGCACCTCTAATAAGTCCATTTTCCCGTACGCAATTTTTTATAAAGGCGAACGATCAGTGGTCGTCAATATTCTCGAAAACGAAATCCCGGGCGTGCCCAGTGATGTAATTCTGAATAATGCCGTAGCGCTTTTGGAATACAAGTTTGCCAATGCTATCCAAAAATTGAACCGGTCTTACCGCGAAATCATTGCCTTTACCACAGGACAGGGAGAACTCCCCCCCATCAGAACAGCCGACCTGGAGAAAGAACTGCGGACTTACTACGATGTGGGCCGTTTAGCAATGGATAGCGTAGCTGTAATACCCCAAGATATTTCTGCTTTAATCATCGCCAAGCCTACCCTACCCTTCTCGGACAAAAACAAGTTCAAGATAGACCAGTACGTCATGAATGGCGGCAAGGTGATGTGGCTTCTCGATCGGGTAGCCGTAGATTTGGACAGCCTCCAAGGCCGCCCCGAATTTTACCCCAAGCCCTACGAGCTCAACATCGACGATTTGCTTTTCCGCTATGGGCTCCGCTTTAATGATGACCTGGTACAGGATTTACGCAGCACCCGTATTCCTCTGGCTACTGGCGTAGTAGGTAATGCGCCTCAGTTTGATCTGTTTCGTTACCCGTATCATGTACTCGCGCTGCCACAAAGTAACCACCCGATTGTTCGTAGTCTGGAGGCCATTAATCTTTTCTACCCCAGCTCTATCGACCTCTCTCCTCGCACCAAAACGCCCTTGGAAAAGACGATTTTGCTGATGAGTAGTGATGCGGCCCGTTACCAAAAACTCCCTGTTGGGCTGGATTTTGATTTTCTACGCTATGATCTCGATCCATCAAAGTTTCAACAAGACTCGCTGGTGATGGGCGTATTGCTGGAAGGTACCTTTCCAAGTATGTACGAAAACCGCCTTACGCCTGAGAACCTAGCGGTATTGGAAGACATTGGGGTGGAATACAAAAGCCAGAGTGTACCCAACGCCATGATTGTCGTTGCAGATGGTGATGTGGTTGCTAATCCGGTACGCCCGGATGGATCTGTGGTGCCGCTGGGGTACAACGTTTACGAAAAATACCAGTTCTCAAACAAGGATTTCCTTTTTAATGCGCTAGAATACCTGCTTGACGAAGGGGGGATCATCCAGGCCCGCGGCAAGGAAGTACGCCTGCGGATGCTCAACAACGAGCGGGCCGAGGCGGAAGCTACCTTCTGGCGGATCATCAACATTGCCATCCCGGTAGCCTTATTGCTTCTGTTTGGTTTGATCTACTTTTTGTTACGCAAGAGAAAGTACGGGGCGGTAGGCATAGAAAAATAA
- a CDS encoding bifunctional heptose 7-phosphate kinase/heptose 1-phosphate adenyltransferase — MNSADFLGQFSQLNIVVIGDVMIDRYLSGKVDRISPEAPVPVVHLRSEDNRLGGAGNVALNIQAMGATPYLFSVIGEDDNGKLLEKLLPEASISAKYLIKHPDRVTTVKTRVLAQNQHLLRVDREDASPIHESLVSQLMEQLKNLLDQKEIHLLLFQDYNKGVLTPNLIREVMLEALRRDIPTAVDPKYDNFWAYRHVTLFKPNLREIQQQVDPHLKADLPSLQAAAAEVSRRLGNAYTMITLSEKGVFVASKELSEIIPTYERTIADVCGAGDTVISIMALGLAAKMDLSTIARLANLAGGQVCEKVGVVPVDKHQLAEEYASLVSN, encoded by the coding sequence ATGAATTCAGCCGATTTTTTAGGACAGTTTTCCCAGCTTAATATTGTCGTCATTGGCGATGTGATGATTGACCGTTATCTCAGCGGGAAAGTAGATCGTATCTCGCCTGAAGCACCAGTGCCAGTCGTACATCTGCGTTCAGAGGACAATCGCCTCGGAGGAGCGGGCAATGTGGCATTGAATATTCAAGCCATGGGTGCTACGCCGTATTTGTTCAGCGTAATTGGGGAAGATGATAACGGGAAATTGTTAGAAAAACTGTTGCCAGAAGCTAGTATTTCTGCGAAATACCTCATCAAGCATCCGGATCGAGTGACGACGGTAAAAACGAGGGTGTTGGCTCAAAATCAGCACCTGCTGCGCGTGGATCGGGAAGATGCCAGCCCTATCCATGAGTCATTAGTGAGTCAGTTGATGGAGCAATTGAAAAACTTGCTGGATCAAAAAGAAATTCACCTCCTGCTTTTCCAGGATTATAACAAGGGGGTGCTGACGCCTAACCTAATTCGTGAGGTGATGTTGGAAGCGCTGCGGCGGGATATTCCCACGGCAGTGGATCCCAAGTATGATAATTTCTGGGCTTATCGCCACGTGACCCTGTTCAAACCTAATCTTCGGGAAATCCAACAACAAGTTGATCCCCACTTGAAGGCAGACTTGCCTAGCTTGCAAGCAGCAGCAGCAGAAGTGAGCCGACGCTTGGGCAATGCATATACGATGATTACCTTATCGGAAAAAGGGGTGTTTGTGGCGAGTAAAGAACTCAGCGAGATTATTCCTACTTACGAACGCACTATCGCCGATGTCTGTGGTGCAGGAGATACCGTGATCAGTATCATGGCATTAGGTTTGGCTGCAAAAATGGATTTGTCTACCATTGCTCGTTTGGCTAATCTGGCTGGCGGGCAGGTTTGTGAAAAAGTGGGGGTGGTACCGGTAGACAAGCATCAGTTAGCTGAAGAGTATGCTTCTCTGGTATCCAATTGA
- a CDS encoding glutamine--tRNA ligase/YqeY domain fusion protein — protein sequence MSTEARESLNFIEQIIVEDIQNGKHGGNVYTRFPPEPNGYLHVGHCRAIVLNFDLGLKYNGKTNLRMDDTNPTTEKTDYVNNIKNDIKWLGYEWSGDVLYASDYFEQLYNYAVDLIKKGLAYVDDSTAEEMAAMKGDTTSPGTNSPFRERSIEENLDLFARMKAGEFPDGTRVLRAKIDMAAPNLLLRDPVIYRIKHEHHHRTGDDWCIYPLYDFAHGQSDSIEGITHSLCSLEFRHHRDLYNWLIEKLEIFPSRQIEFARMNVSYMITSKRKLLKLVEESFVTGWDDPRMPTIAGMRRRGYPAQAIVDFCRGIGLTKRDNVIEIERLEYHVRQELNKTADRVMAVLDPLKVVITNYPEGQVEMLETINNPEDENSGSHEIPFSREIYIEKEDFMAEAPGRKYFRMAPGRDVRLKSAYILHCESFDTDPATGEVTTVYCTYYPDSKSGEDTSGIKAKGTLHFVSIGQAVEAEVRMYDRLFTDPVPTSHEDKDFLEFFNKESLKTITAFVEPSLSKAKPGQGFQFMRLGYFAADEDTTAAKPVFNQTVGLKDSYKP from the coding sequence ATGAGTACGGAAGCTCGCGAAAGCTTGAATTTTATTGAACAAATCATTGTCGAGGACATCCAAAACGGCAAGCACGGAGGCAACGTTTATACCCGTTTCCCTCCCGAACCCAACGGTTATTTGCACGTTGGGCACTGCCGGGCGATAGTGCTCAATTTCGATCTTGGGCTCAAATACAACGGCAAGACCAACCTGCGGATGGATGATACCAATCCTACGACTGAGAAGACCGACTACGTTAACAATATCAAAAACGATATCAAGTGGTTGGGCTACGAATGGAGTGGTGATGTCCTTTACGCTTCCGACTATTTCGAGCAGCTCTACAATTACGCCGTCGATCTGATCAAAAAAGGATTGGCTTACGTTGACGACTCTACTGCTGAAGAGATGGCTGCAATGAAAGGAGATACCACTTCTCCGGGTACCAATAGCCCATTCCGTGAGCGCTCCATCGAAGAAAACCTCGATCTTTTTGCTCGGATGAAAGCCGGAGAGTTCCCTGATGGAACCCGTGTTTTGCGGGCCAAGATAGACATGGCTGCCCCCAACTTACTACTCCGTGACCCTGTCATCTACCGTATCAAACACGAGCACCATCACCGTACCGGGGATGATTGGTGCATCTACCCACTTTACGATTTCGCGCACGGCCAAAGTGATAGCATCGAAGGGATTACGCATTCGCTTTGTTCGCTGGAATTCCGCCACCACCGTGATTTGTACAATTGGCTGATCGAAAAACTGGAAATCTTCCCTAGTCGGCAAATTGAATTTGCCCGGATGAATGTCAGTTACATGATCACCAGCAAGCGCAAGCTGCTAAAATTAGTAGAGGAAAGTTTTGTTACCGGCTGGGATGATCCCCGCATGCCCACCATTGCGGGAATGCGTCGCCGGGGCTACCCCGCTCAGGCAATTGTCGATTTTTGTCGCGGCATTGGCTTGACCAAACGCGACAATGTCATTGAAATAGAACGCCTGGAATACCACGTTCGTCAGGAGCTCAATAAAACTGCTGACCGCGTAATGGCCGTGCTTGATCCACTGAAAGTAGTGATCACCAACTATCCCGAAGGCCAGGTAGAAATGCTGGAAACGATCAACAACCCCGAAGACGAAAACAGCGGAAGTCACGAAATCCCCTTCAGCCGAGAAATATACATTGAAAAGGAAGATTTTATGGCAGAAGCACCTGGACGCAAATACTTCCGAATGGCTCCGGGGCGTGATGTTCGCCTCAAGAGTGCTTACATCTTGCATTGCGAAAGCTTCGATACCGATCCAGCAACAGGCGAAGTGACGACCGTTTACTGTACCTACTACCCCGACAGCAAGAGCGGCGAAGACACCTCGGGCATTAAAGCCAAAGGCACGCTGCATTTTGTGAGTATAGGTCAGGCCGTAGAAGCTGAAGTAAGAATGTACGACCGCCTCTTCACCGACCCCGTACCCACTAGCCACGAGGACAAAGACTTTCTGGAATTTTTCAATAAAGAAAGCCTAAAAACCATTACTGCTTTTGTAGAACCAAGTCTGAGCAAAGCCAAACCTGGACAAGGTTTTCAGTTTATGCGCCTGGGCTACTTCGCTGCAGACGAGGACACGACAGCGGCTAAACCCGTTTTCAACCAGACGGTGGGTTTGAAGGATTCGTACAAGCCGTAA
- a CDS encoding DUF4340 domain-containing protein, which produces MNRTLLLLIAVVVLGIGAYFLLSEEQQGPVSSMIGADREFSVPREEVYKVFLADRHGNRTTLTRGASGWTYNEKYPARPDAVENLLTAIDKIRMRFKPTQAAVKNMVEDLASNGIKVEVYDKDNQLLKAYYIGGATNDERGTYAILEGAEQPYVTEIPSWEGNLRFRYNLTGDDWRDRTIFRLAPEDITRISVEYPKQQNKSFRVDYQNGAEVSPFYPLTPKIQRPLKVAKAEAYRMNFEKIISSGYNNMNREREEITQQIPFVIFTVETKDGAPQSLQLFPIYDKPFVDPKTGVTTQPTEVTAYHGLTHANDLMIMQNPMVGKILWAYDFFYE; this is translated from the coding sequence ATGAATCGTACGCTGCTATTATTGATTGCTGTAGTTGTTCTTGGCATAGGTGCCTATTTCTTACTTAGCGAAGAACAACAAGGGCCCGTTAGCTCTATGATCGGTGCTGACCGTGAATTTTCGGTACCCCGTGAAGAAGTTTACAAAGTTTTTTTGGCCGATCGCCACGGCAACCGTACCACTCTCACGCGTGGTGCCTCTGGCTGGACTTATAACGAAAAATATCCTGCCCGTCCTGATGCCGTTGAGAACCTACTCACTGCCATTGATAAGATCAGGATGCGCTTTAAACCTACCCAAGCGGCAGTGAAAAACATGGTCGAAGATCTTGCTTCCAACGGTATCAAAGTAGAGGTTTACGACAAGGACAATCAACTGCTTAAAGCCTACTACATTGGTGGGGCTACCAACGACGAACGCGGCACATATGCCATTTTGGAAGGAGCAGAGCAGCCTTATGTCACTGAAATCCCCAGCTGGGAAGGTAACCTTCGTTTCCGCTACAACCTTACTGGTGATGACTGGCGAGATCGTACCATTTTCAGGTTAGCACCGGAAGATATTACTCGGATCAGTGTTGAGTACCCCAAGCAACAAAATAAGTCATTTCGAGTTGATTACCAGAATGGTGCTGAAGTAAGCCCCTTCTACCCGCTCACCCCGAAAATTCAACGTCCGTTAAAAGTTGCAAAAGCAGAAGCTTACCGCATGAATTTTGAGAAAATAATCTCTTCAGGCTACAACAACATGAACCGCGAACGGGAGGAGATTACCCAACAAATACCTTTCGTCATCTTTACCGTTGAAACCAAGGATGGAGCACCACAATCGCTGCAACTCTTCCCTATTTATGACAAACCATTTGTTGATCCTAAAACGGGTGTAACGACTCAACCTACTGAAGTAACCGCGTACCACGGCCTTACGCATGCCAATGACCTAATGATCATGCAGAACCCGATGGTCGGCAAAATCTTATGGGCTTACGATTTTTTTTATGAGTAA
- the gldF gene encoding gliding motility-associated ABC transporter permease subunit GldF, with the protein MLSIFRKEINLFFSSLIGYIVIGVFLVVLGLFMFVFPDTSILNYGFATLDQLFAMAPNIFVFLIPAITMRTFAEEQQSGTIELLITRPISDWQIIMGKYLASFALVAFALIPTLIYYYTVYELGAPKGNLDTGGILGSYIGLLFLAGGFVAIGVFASAITPNQIVAFLAATALCFWFFWGFDYLSRLPIFVGKGDDVVQNLGMLYHYDSLSRGVIDSRDVIYFLSTTGFFLFLSMLALERRKW; encoded by the coding sequence ATGCTCAGTATTTTTCGTAAAGAAATCAATCTGTTTTTCAGCTCCCTGATCGGCTACATCGTTATCGGTGTCTTCTTGGTAGTACTGGGTCTATTTATGTTTGTCTTTCCAGACACCAGCATCCTCAATTATGGCTTTGCTACCCTTGACCAGCTTTTCGCAATGGCCCCCAATATTTTTGTCTTTCTGATCCCTGCGATCACCATGCGCACCTTTGCGGAAGAACAACAAAGTGGTACCATTGAGCTGCTGATTACCCGTCCGATTTCCGACTGGCAAATCATCATGGGCAAGTACCTGGCGAGCTTTGCATTGGTGGCTTTTGCTTTAATCCCCACCTTGATTTACTACTACACCGTTTATGAATTGGGGGCTCCTAAAGGCAACCTCGACACGGGAGGCATTCTCGGCTCTTATATTGGCCTGCTCTTCCTGGCGGGCGGCTTCGTAGCTATCGGAGTATTTGCCAGCGCCATTACTCCCAACCAAATCGTGGCTTTCCTGGCAGCGACCGCCTTGTGTTTCTGGTTTTTCTGGGGCTTTGATTACCTGAGTCGCTTGCCGATTTTCGTAGGTAAGGGCGATGATGTAGTACAAAACCTGGGTATGCTCTACCACTATGACAGCCTTAGCCGTGGCGTCATTGACTCTCGCGATGTGATTTACTTTTTGAGTACCACTGGCTTTTTTCTGTTTCTTTCCATGCTTGCGCTGGAGCGCAGAAAATGGTAA